In Zunongwangia profunda SM-A87, the following proteins share a genomic window:
- a CDS encoding glycoside hydrolase family 2 protein — MRKKYILVYFLLGFIQFTGFSQQNYELNSGWKTISMEEVAARGEEISNTSFAVDNWKDATVPGTILTTQLNNDEIPDPFFGMNNEEIPDIYDVGRDFYTYWFVKDFEEKAKKGEQVWLNFRGINYSVDIFLNGKKVNKEEYKGMFLRKRFNITKFLAKNSQNRLAVIVYPAPHVGNPNGGQGGDGTIARGVAHQYVAGWDWIQPIRDRNTGIWDKVIIEKTGAVNLKNPHVVTKVPEKRLPGEKQKPAKIAFTAEVENPTSKTVEGTLSFKIADQIIEKEVSLAANTEMLVALPEFEIEDPKLWWPSGYGAQNLYDAEVEFSIKNKTSDKEKLKVGIREIQTEWNSHTRSKQIFVNGQPIFIKGGNWIISDAMLRFTKERYDAEIRFHRDMNLNLIRIWGGALPERPEFYEVCDKYGMLVIQDFWMSGDCNGRWVDPKKKDDQWTRRQYPDDHELFIESAADAVKLMRNHASLAIWCGGNEITPPQDILFAIKDSILPELDGTRWFIDYSNSDEMSYNFKGGNGDGPYGIQNISTFWEERTWPFNSEVGSVGTGDEVSLKRFLPKENYTVPVEYDGTEAVKDPVWTYHKYIDYGNSLEPYGTPEDMADFAEKAQLVNYNQYRALIEGFSAHMWDWYTGSIIWKTQNPWTALRGQMYDYYLDPNACLFGLREGSKPLHIMYNPVSSDVYMVNNGFKAEYDLMLGIKLYDMEGNEKPVTQVFSYIEGSSAKKILSLKKQIDTLAAEKGLFLKLDIRNKDQEVLDENFYWIPDSSGTYSGLQNLAKTKVEAEIEKVAENKFMLKITNPENNTVSFFNRISLENSETGERILPTFYDDNYFSIVPGATREIILEAAGNEVNDLQISIEGWNTDRMLIPVN, encoded by the coding sequence ATGCGCAAAAAGTACATTCTCGTCTATTTTTTATTAGGTTTTATTCAATTTACAGGATTTTCTCAGCAAAATTATGAGCTTAATTCGGGTTGGAAAACAATTTCTATGGAAGAAGTAGCAGCCAGGGGAGAAGAGATCTCCAATACATCTTTTGCTGTAGATAATTGGAAAGATGCTACTGTACCCGGTACAATCCTAACCACGCAACTTAATAATGATGAAATTCCCGATCCATTTTTTGGGATGAACAACGAAGAAATTCCGGATATCTATGATGTAGGCCGCGATTTTTATACCTATTGGTTTGTAAAGGATTTCGAAGAGAAAGCAAAGAAAGGCGAGCAGGTCTGGTTAAATTTCCGTGGGATAAATTATAGCGTCGATATTTTTCTAAACGGAAAGAAAGTCAACAAGGAAGAATACAAAGGAATGTTTCTTCGGAAGCGTTTTAATATCACAAAATTTCTTGCTAAAAATAGCCAAAATCGCCTTGCAGTGATCGTTTACCCAGCACCGCATGTTGGCAATCCAAATGGTGGCCAGGGTGGTGATGGAACTATCGCACGTGGTGTTGCTCATCAATACGTTGCCGGTTGGGATTGGATTCAGCCAATTCGTGATCGTAATACCGGAATTTGGGACAAAGTAATTATCGAAAAAACAGGTGCAGTAAATCTTAAAAATCCGCATGTGGTGACCAAAGTGCCTGAAAAACGACTTCCGGGAGAAAAGCAGAAGCCAGCTAAAATTGCTTTTACTGCCGAAGTTGAAAATCCCACTTCAAAAACGGTTGAAGGAACACTGTCTTTTAAAATTGCAGATCAAATTATCGAAAAGGAAGTAAGCCTGGCGGCGAATACAGAAATGCTGGTAGCACTTCCAGAATTCGAAATTGAAGATCCAAAACTTTGGTGGCCTTCAGGTTATGGCGCACAAAACTTATATGATGCCGAAGTTGAATTCAGTATAAAAAATAAAACTTCAGATAAAGAAAAGCTGAAAGTAGGAATCCGCGAAATCCAAACCGAATGGAATTCGCATACACGCAGTAAGCAGATATTCGTTAACGGTCAGCCTATTTTTATAAAGGGAGGAAACTGGATCATCTCAGATGCGATGCTTCGTTTCACTAAAGAGCGTTATGATGCCGAGATTCGCTTTCACCGTGATATGAATTTAAATCTTATAAGAATTTGGGGAGGAGCATTACCAGAGCGACCAGAATTTTATGAAGTCTGTGATAAATATGGGATGCTAGTGATTCAGGATTTTTGGATGTCTGGTGATTGTAATGGTAGATGGGTAGATCCCAAGAAAAAAGACGATCAGTGGACGCGCAGGCAATACCCAGATGATCACGAGTTGTTTATCGAATCTGCAGCAGATGCGGTAAAATTAATGCGAAATCACGCATCCTTGGCTATTTGGTGTGGTGGTAATGAGATTACGCCACCGCAGGATATTTTGTTTGCCATTAAAGATTCGATCTTGCCAGAGTTAGATGGAACACGCTGGTTTATCGATTACTCCAATTCAGATGAGATGTCTTATAATTTCAAAGGAGGGAACGGTGATGGTCCGTATGGCATTCAGAATATTTCGACTTTTTGGGAAGAGCGTACCTGGCCTTTTAATTCTGAAGTTGGTTCTGTAGGTACGGGGGATGAAGTTAGTTTGAAGCGTTTTCTGCCCAAGGAAAATTATACTGTTCCCGTAGAATATGATGGGACTGAAGCCGTAAAAGACCCGGTTTGGACCTATCATAAATATATCGATTATGGAAACTCTTTAGAACCTTATGGAACGCCAGAAGATATGGCTGATTTTGCTGAAAAGGCGCAGCTGGTAAATTACAATCAGTATCGTGCATTAATAGAAGGTTTTAGTGCACATATGTGGGATTGGTATACAGGTTCGATCATCTGGAAAACTCAGAATCCCTGGACGGCACTTCGCGGACAGATGTATGATTACTATCTAGATCCTAATGCCTGTTTATTTGGACTTAGAGAAGGAAGCAAGCCATTGCATATCATGTATAATCCTGTTAGTAGCGATGTTTATATGGTAAATAATGGTTTTAAAGCCGAATATGATTTAATGTTAGGCATTAAACTGTACGATATGGAAGGAAATGAAAAGCCGGTAACCCAGGTCTTTTCTTATATAGAAGGCTCTAGTGCTAAAAAAATATTGTCGCTAAAAAAGCAAATCGATACGCTAGCTGCGGAAAAGGGTTTGTTTTTAAAATTAGATATCAGAAACAAGGATCAGGAAGTTTTAGATGAAAATTTCTATTGGATTCCGGACAGTTCGGGAACGTATTCTGGTTTACAGAATTTAGCCAAAACCAAGGTTGAAGCCGAAATTGAAAAAGTCGCTGAGAATAAATTTATGCTGAAAATCACTAATCCTGAAAATAATACAGTTTCTTTCTTTAACCGAATCTCTTTAGAAAATTCGGAAACGGGCGAACGCATTTTACCAACTTTCTACGACGATAACTATTTCTCCATAGTTCCTGGAGCAACCCGAGAAATCATTTTGGAAGCGGCAGGAAATGAAGTGAACGATCTTCAAATTTCCATAGAAGGCTGGAATACAGATCGAATGCTAATTCCGGTAAATTAA
- a CDS encoding GLPGLI family protein — translation MNNKIIIALSFLVFNFFEVQAQDDLNYRVTYTLTFKLDSTDLESSKSETMWLFANNESSLFLSKGAALKDSMSVNVNLADIGSERWKSKTEAAKTEFNYRVFKDKSDNKMGYGIKLISDKLYYSQPMDQLNWEIQAETKEISGYQAQKATISFAGRDYTAWFTPEIPLTDGPYKFSGLPGLILELQDSDAEYVFEFKGFEELSTPLAYKIFPEEYKEIKKKELMDLVATYESDPISYINNYVGEGGKVIRIGLEGDDKKNYLKKHRERLAKKNNPIELD, via the coding sequence ATGAATAATAAAATTATCATTGCTTTAAGTTTTTTAGTCTTCAATTTTTTTGAGGTTCAGGCTCAAGATGACCTAAATTACCGGGTGACCTACACGCTTACTTTTAAACTGGATTCTACCGATCTGGAGTCCAGTAAATCAGAAACTATGTGGCTTTTTGCTAATAATGAATCATCTCTGTTTTTAAGTAAAGGAGCAGCTTTAAAAGACTCTATGTCTGTTAACGTAAACCTTGCCGATATTGGATCTGAACGATGGAAAAGTAAAACGGAGGCCGCGAAGACCGAATTTAATTATCGTGTGTTTAAAGATAAATCAGATAATAAAATGGGGTACGGAATTAAGCTGATAAGTGATAAACTATATTATTCGCAGCCTATGGATCAATTAAATTGGGAGATACAAGCTGAGACCAAGGAAATCTCAGGGTATCAGGCACAAAAAGCAACTATAAGTTTTGCAGGGCGTGATTATACGGCGTGGTTCACTCCGGAAATTCCGCTTACAGATGGGCCCTATAAATTTTCAGGATTACCCGGATTAATTTTGGAGCTACAGGATAGCGATGCTGAATATGTCTTTGAATTTAAAGGTTTCGAAGAATTATCTACTCCTTTAGCGTATAAAATTTTTCCGGAGGAATATAAGGAAATTAAAAAGAAGGAACTTATGGATTTAGTCGCAACCTATGAAAGTGACCCCATTAGTTATATCAATAATTATGTAGGTGAAGGTGGTAAAGTTATACGGATAGGTTTAGAAGGTGATGATAAAAAGAATTACCTCAAAAAACATAGAGAGCGATTAGCAAAAAAGAATAACCCCATAGAACTAGACTAG
- a CDS encoding SLC13 family permease encodes MNSSLKRIILIAGPLIFAIFQFLQPPEGMTPEAFHVLAITIWMAIWWVTEIIPIAASALLPIVLFPLSGALDIGLTTASYGHKYVFLYMGGFFIAVAIEKWNLHRRIALNIINLIGTNIKFIILGFMVATAFLSMWISNTATSVMMLPIGTAIISQLKDNPQTSENENKTFGKALMLAIAYSASIGGIGTLIGTPPNLVFAGIVEELYGIEISFVKWALLGMPISILLLFFCWKYITSIAFTFKQKEFPGGKTEIKRLLTELGKISTQEKRILVVFVFTAVCWITRSFFLEKFLPNIDDTIIAMTAGILLFLIPSGKNKEKQKQLLTWEEAVKIPWGIILLFGGGMALAKAFSDTGLANWIGEQLVNLENLPLFLLILILVASVNFLTEVTSNLATTAMLLPILAPMALALHLHPYFLMVAATLAASCAFMLPVATPPNAVVFGSGYLKIADMMKTGFWLNILSILIISLIIYFALPFIWDFDPYTIPKIFK; translated from the coding sequence ATGAACAGTAGTCTTAAACGCATAATTTTAATTGCCGGTCCATTAATTTTTGCAATATTTCAATTTTTGCAGCCACCCGAAGGAATGACGCCTGAAGCTTTTCATGTATTAGCCATAACGATTTGGATGGCCATTTGGTGGGTTACTGAAATTATCCCTATTGCTGCAAGTGCATTACTACCTATAGTGCTTTTTCCCTTAAGCGGAGCTTTGGATATTGGACTCACTACTGCTTCTTACGGCCATAAATATGTATTTTTATACATGGGTGGTTTTTTTATCGCTGTAGCTATTGAAAAATGGAATTTACACCGCCGAATTGCCCTAAACATCATCAATTTAATTGGTACTAACATCAAGTTTATCATTCTTGGATTTATGGTGGCTACCGCATTTTTATCGATGTGGATCTCGAATACCGCAACCTCTGTAATGATGTTACCAATTGGCACCGCGATAATTTCTCAGCTAAAAGACAATCCCCAAACCAGTGAAAACGAAAATAAGACCTTTGGGAAAGCACTCATGTTAGCTATCGCTTACAGTGCTTCTATTGGAGGAATTGGAACCTTAATCGGCACACCTCCAAACCTTGTTTTCGCTGGGATCGTAGAAGAATTATATGGAATTGAAATTAGCTTTGTTAAATGGGCGCTTTTGGGAATGCCCATCTCCATTCTGCTTTTATTTTTTTGCTGGAAATATATTACCAGCATCGCCTTTACGTTTAAACAAAAGGAATTTCCCGGTGGAAAAACCGAAATTAAAAGATTACTTACCGAATTAGGTAAAATAAGCACACAGGAAAAACGTATTCTTGTCGTTTTTGTATTTACTGCAGTGTGTTGGATTACCCGTTCATTTTTTCTCGAAAAATTTTTACCGAATATAGATGATACAATTATTGCCATGACGGCAGGCATATTATTATTCTTAATTCCGTCTGGAAAAAACAAAGAGAAACAAAAACAGCTGTTAACTTGGGAAGAAGCTGTAAAAATTCCATGGGGAATTATATTGCTTTTTGGCGGCGGGATGGCACTAGCAAAGGCTTTTAGCGATACGGGATTAGCAAACTGGATTGGCGAGCAACTGGTAAATCTTGAAAATTTACCGTTATTTTTACTCATCCTGATCTTAGTAGCATCTGTAAACTTTTTGACTGAAGTGACTTCTAACCTCGCGACAACCGCCATGCTATTACCCATTCTGGCACCCATGGCGCTAGCACTACACCTGCATCCTTATTTTTTAATGGTTGCCGCTACTTTAGCTGCCAGCTGCGCTTTTATGCTCCCTGTTGCCACACCGCCTAATGCGGTGGTATTTGGATCTGGCTACTTAAAAATTGCCGATATGATGAAAACAGGCTTTTGGTTAAATATCTTATCTATTTTAATCATCAGCCTGATCATTTATTTTGCTTTACCATTCATCTGGGACTTTGATCCTTATACCATCCCGAAAATCTTTAAATAG
- a CDS encoding sialidase family protein, whose amino-acid sequence MKARFVVLVVFFSLKISAQQNVKFKVLDSGFIYTKASFPSAHASTIEELENGDIIAAWFGGTHERHPDVSIYTSIKTVSGWSSPKKVATGYQSDTLSYPTWNPVLFKTNNKLFLFYKIGPSPSTWWGAYKISTDHGKTWSEKKMLPEDILGPIKNKPIQLKNGRIVSPSSEELQDGEIWKAHMEISDDYGKTWRKVPVNENSAYKVIQPSIVQLQNGNLKAFFRSDQDAVLESTSIDNGETWSDFSKSELANPNSGIDAVSLINGGFLMVYNPMASGDNWWEGRSKLYLAYSKDGEHWQDILKLENQEKGEYSYPAIIQTENGEIYITYTYDREKIKYFRLKRAS is encoded by the coding sequence ATGAAAGCGAGATTTGTTGTTTTAGTCGTATTTTTTAGTCTAAAGATAAGTGCGCAGCAAAACGTGAAATTTAAAGTTTTGGATTCTGGTTTTATTTATACGAAAGCTAGTTTTCCTTCTGCTCATGCATCAACTATTGAAGAGTTGGAAAACGGTGATATAATCGCTGCCTGGTTTGGCGGAACGCACGAAAGACATCCCGATGTTAGCATTTATACCAGTATAAAAACAGTATCCGGCTGGTCCTCTCCTAAAAAAGTAGCGACTGGCTATCAAAGCGATACACTAAGTTATCCTACCTGGAATCCCGTGTTGTTTAAAACAAATAATAAACTATTTTTATTCTATAAAATAGGCCCTTCTCCTTCAACCTGGTGGGGTGCTTATAAAATTTCAACAGATCACGGGAAAACCTGGAGTGAGAAAAAAATGCTTCCTGAAGATATTCTTGGACCTATAAAAAATAAGCCAATTCAGCTTAAAAATGGCCGAATTGTAAGTCCGTCCAGCGAAGAACTTCAGGATGGTGAAATTTGGAAGGCACATATGGAAATTTCAGATGATTACGGTAAAACCTGGAGAAAAGTTCCGGTCAACGAGAATTCAGCATATAAAGTTATTCAGCCTAGTATCGTTCAGCTTCAAAACGGAAATTTAAAAGCTTTTTTCAGAAGCGATCAGGATGCAGTTTTAGAAAGCACCAGTATAGATAATGGAGAAACCTGGAGTGATTTCAGTAAATCTGAATTGGCAAACCCCAATTCGGGTATCGATGCTGTAAGTCTTATAAACGGCGGATTCCTGATGGTTTATAATCCTATGGCAAGTGGTGATAATTGGTGGGAAGGTAGAAGTAAGCTTTATCTTGCCTATTCAAAAGACGGTGAACATTGGCAGGATATATTAAAATTAGAAAATCAAGAAAAAGGAGAATACAGCTACCCTGCCATAATTCAGACGGAAAATGGTGAAATTTATATCACCTATACCTATGACAGGGAAAAGATCAAATATTTTAGATTGAAGCGTGCTAGTTAA
- a CDS encoding beta-galactosidase produces MRFLAKLILLFCLAVNTTQAQDEVFKIEDGNFKYKGEPIHIYAGEMHYARIPKAYWRHRLQMIKALGLNAVNTYVFWNYHNTAPGKWDWTSGNKNLPEFIKMAKEEGLFVILRPGPYACAEWEFGGYPWWLQKNPDLKIRQNNPAFLDSCRTYINEFATQVKPFQASNGGNVIMVQAENEFGSFVAQREDISTEDHKAYKQKIFDMLKDSGLDGPFFTSDGTWLFKGGAIDGVLPTANGENNVANLKKAVNEYHNGEGPYMVAEFYPGWLDHWAEPFNKISAEAIAKQTEVYLKNDVDFNFYMVHGGTNFGFTSGANYNDDHDIQPDITSYDYDAPISEAGWATPKYRAIRKLMKEYVAYDIPEIPKQIPVISIPEIKLNKKQSALDVIKASKPVIADAPMSFEALDQGYGYVLYRKKFTQPITGKLQIPGLRDYATVYVNGKYVGKLNRMYNEYEMDIKIPFNGTLEILVENMGRINYGAKMTKNKKGIIKAVSINDYEISGGWEMYKAPFDSAPALSNEQEIKNGLPVLYSGNFDLEEIGDTFLDMQKWGKGIVFVNGHHLGRYWKVGPQQTLYLPGCWLKEKGNTITILEQLNEDPKSTISGLEKPILDSLSQ; encoded by the coding sequence ATGCGATTTTTAGCAAAACTCATTCTTCTTTTTTGCCTTGCCGTTAATACGACGCAGGCGCAAGATGAGGTTTTTAAAATTGAAGATGGTAATTTTAAGTATAAAGGAGAGCCCATACACATTTATGCAGGAGAAATGCATTATGCTAGAATTCCAAAGGCTTATTGGCGGCATCGCCTGCAAATGATAAAAGCTTTAGGTTTAAATGCTGTGAATACTTATGTTTTTTGGAATTACCATAATACAGCACCGGGAAAATGGGATTGGACCTCAGGAAATAAAAATCTGCCGGAGTTTATAAAAATGGCTAAAGAAGAAGGCCTGTTCGTAATTCTTCGCCCCGGACCTTATGCGTGTGCCGAATGGGAATTTGGAGGTTATCCGTGGTGGCTTCAAAAGAACCCGGATCTTAAAATTCGTCAAAATAACCCGGCTTTTTTGGATTCCTGTCGTACATATATTAACGAGTTTGCTACTCAGGTCAAACCATTTCAGGCTAGTAATGGAGGAAATGTAATTATGGTACAGGCTGAAAATGAATTTGGGTCTTTTGTGGCACAACGAGAAGATATTTCAACTGAAGACCATAAAGCCTACAAACAAAAAATCTTTGACATGCTCAAAGATTCTGGTTTGGACGGTCCTTTTTTTACCTCAGATGGAACATGGTTGTTTAAGGGAGGAGCGATAGACGGGGTATTACCCACCGCAAACGGAGAGAATAATGTTGCCAACCTTAAAAAAGCGGTAAATGAATATCACAACGGAGAAGGTCCTTATATGGTTGCTGAGTTCTATCCTGGATGGCTGGATCACTGGGCAGAACCGTTTAATAAGATTAGTGCCGAAGCAATTGCCAAGCAAACGGAAGTATATCTTAAGAACGATGTAGATTTTAACTTTTATATGGTGCATGGCGGAACCAATTTTGGGTTTACCAGTGGCGCCAATTATAACGACGATCATGATATACAACCTGATATCACCAGTTATGATTATGATGCACCAATTTCTGAAGCCGGATGGGCAACGCCAAAATATAGGGCAATTAGAAAATTGATGAAGGAATATGTGGCATATGATATTCCTGAAATTCCAAAACAAATTCCGGTGATATCCATTCCAGAAATTAAACTAAATAAAAAGCAAAGTGCACTCGATGTTATCAAAGCATCGAAACCTGTGATAGCTGATGCGCCGATGAGTTTTGAAGCACTTGATCAGGGCTATGGTTATGTGTTGTATCGTAAAAAATTTACACAGCCCATTACCGGGAAGTTGCAAATTCCCGGGTTGCGGGATTATGCCACAGTCTATGTGAACGGTAAATATGTAGGGAAACTAAACCGTATGTATAATGAATACGAAATGGATATTAAAATTCCTTTTAACGGAACTTTAGAAATCCTGGTTGAGAACATGGGGCGTATTAATTATGGAGCAAAAATGACCAAAAATAAAAAGGGAATTATTAAAGCGGTAAGTATTAACGATTACGAGATTTCTGGTGGTTGGGAGATGTACAAAGCTCCATTTGATAGTGCGCCAGCGTTAAGCAATGAGCAGGAAATCAAAAATGGGTTACCGGTATTGTATTCAGGCAATTTTGATCTAGAAGAAATAGGAGATACATTTTTGGATATGCAAAAGTGGGGTAAAGGAATAGTTTTCGTAAATGGTCATCATCTTGGTCGTTATTGGAAAGTTGGTCCGCAGCAAACACTTTATTTGCCGGGATGCTGGTTAAAAGAGAAAGGAAATACGATTACAATTTTAGAGCAGCTAAATGAAGACCCAAAATCGACAATTTCAGGTTTAGAGAAACCGATTTTGGACAGCTTGTCTCAATAA
- a CDS encoding alpha-L-fucosidase translates to MIKNLNKTIATIGMASLLFACQEKQEVKAPQAIGPTPSKEQLAWHDMEMNAFIHFTTNTFTGKEWGYGDESPEIFNPTDLDVDQWMETLQKAGFKGVILTAKHHDGFALFPSDYTEHDIANSPYKDGKGDLVKEVAESARVHGLKFGIYLSPWDRNREDYGEASYVEYYRNQLKEVFTNYGDIFEMWFDGANGGDGYYGGANEERRIDKQNYYDWPTTLAMVEEMQPAVLFFSDAGPDLRWVGNEDGVGGTTNWNIITPDTLYAGKPGIGDILQTGSEDGTDWIPAEVNTSIRPGWFYHKEEDSLVKSPKELFTTYLQSVGRGSTLLLNIPPDQRGQFHENDVASLLGMRKILDSVFAENLTKNAKISASNYRGKSEAYAPSNLIDDNADTYWVTDEGIIDSSVEIMFDSAKTVNFVLLQENIALGQRVEKFHIAAMIDGEWEQVAEGTTIGYKRILEIPSVETTAIKIEFEAAKATPVISNLEIY, encoded by the coding sequence ATGATTAAAAATCTAAATAAAACTATTGCAACTATTGGTATGGCCAGTCTTTTATTTGCCTGCCAGGAAAAACAGGAAGTAAAAGCACCACAGGCTATTGGTCCAACGCCAAGTAAAGAACAACTGGCTTGGCATGATATGGAAATGAATGCATTTATTCATTTTACAACCAATACGTTTACCGGTAAGGAATGGGGATATGGAGACGAATCTCCTGAAATTTTCAATCCAACAGACCTTGATGTAGATCAATGGATGGAGACATTGCAAAAAGCAGGTTTTAAAGGAGTGATCTTAACGGCAAAGCATCATGATGGTTTCGCGCTTTTCCCTTCAGATTATACCGAACATGATATCGCAAATTCACCGTATAAAGATGGTAAGGGAGATTTAGTAAAGGAGGTTGCAGAATCGGCTAGAGTGCATGGTCTTAAATTCGGTATTTATCTTTCACCATGGGATCGTAATCGTGAGGATTATGGTGAGGCATCCTATGTAGAATATTACCGCAATCAATTAAAAGAAGTGTTTACAAACTACGGTGATATCTTCGAGATGTGGTTTGACGGCGCCAATGGTGGTGATGGATATTATGGCGGCGCTAATGAGGAACGTAGGATCGATAAACAAAATTATTACGACTGGCCAACAACTTTGGCAATGGTGGAAGAAATGCAGCCTGCAGTATTATTTTTTAGTGATGCCGGTCCAGATTTGCGTTGGGTAGGTAACGAAGATGGGGTAGGAGGAACAACAAACTGGAATATCATAACTCCAGATACCCTTTATGCCGGGAAACCAGGGATTGGGGATATTTTGCAAACAGGCTCTGAAGATGGTACAGATTGGATTCCAGCTGAGGTGAATACTTCCATCCGCCCGGGTTGGTTTTATCATAAGGAAGAAGATTCTTTAGTTAAGTCGCCAAAAGAGTTATTTACGACGTATCTGCAATCCGTAGGAAGAGGTTCTACTTTGTTGCTTAATATTCCGCCAGATCAGAGAGGGCAGTTTCATGAAAATGATGTGGCTTCTTTGTTAGGGATGCGAAAAATTCTTGATAGTGTTTTTGCTGAAAATTTAACCAAAAATGCAAAAATTTCGGCAAGTAATTATAGAGGTAAGTCAGAAGCTTACGCTCCGTCCAATTTAATTGATGACAATGCCGATACCTATTGGGTGACCGATGAGGGAATAATCGACTCTTCCGTAGAGATTATGTTTGATTCTGCTAAAACGGTTAATTTTGTACTATTACAGGAAAATATAGCATTAGGACAACGCGTAGAAAAGTTTCATATTGCAGCAATGATCGATGGTGAATGGGAGCAAGTTGCTGAAGGCACTACGATTGGTTACAAAAGAATACTTGAAATTCCTTCCGTAGAAACGACAGCGATTAAAATTGAGTTTGAGGCAGCAAAAGCTACCCCTGTAATTAGTAATCTTGAAATTTATTAA
- a CDS encoding alpha-L-fucosidase, with protein MSKFNTLKSFLVLVVLISVQTLQGQKQEEDEHGVHGRSEEYIAPSDPKVLGKLDKWGDQKFGMLIHWGVYAVPGIMESWNLCSEDWIERDSTIAYNDYKKWYWNLDKIFNPVNFDPDSWADAAEAAGMKYVVFTTKHHDGFNMFDTQQTDYKITNGPFQNHPKANVAKYVFEAFRKKDFMIGAYYSKPDWHSQYFWWDKYATPNRNANYDIEKYDWRWNKFKEFTYNQIEELMTDYGSVDILWLDGGWVRPKETVNDEVRAWGAPIPDFSQEIDMPKIAAMAREKQPGIIFADRTVHGPYENYQTPERKIPETKLDNPWESCLPLGNNWGYVPNDPFKSSTKVIQNLVEVVAKGGNMLLGVGPQPDGTLPLEVVAKLEEIGVWLNKNGEAIYDTHAIDDYQDGNIYFTQNAKKTFAIAMFEDGESLPKTISFSKNLPSENAKIKLLETGKKVDFKLKDGKVEISLPKEIRSRKNSSGIAFSIEN; from the coding sequence ATGTCGAAATTCAATACCTTAAAATCATTTTTAGTACTGGTAGTTCTTATTAGTGTACAGACGCTGCAAGGGCAAAAACAGGAAGAGGACGAGCACGGTGTACATGGTCGCTCTGAAGAATATATTGCTCCCTCAGATCCGAAGGTTCTGGGGAAATTGGATAAATGGGGCGATCAAAAATTCGGAATGCTAATCCACTGGGGCGTTTACGCTGTGCCAGGAATTATGGAGAGCTGGAACTTATGCTCTGAAGATTGGATAGAGCGTGATAGCACCATTGCCTATAATGATTATAAGAAATGGTACTGGAATTTAGATAAAATCTTTAATCCGGTAAATTTTGATCCTGATAGTTGGGCTGATGCTGCAGAAGCAGCCGGAATGAAGTATGTAGTTTTTACGACCAAGCATCACGATGGATTTAATATGTTTGATACCCAGCAAACTGATTATAAGATCACTAATGGTCCTTTCCAAAATCATCCAAAGGCAAATGTGGCAAAATATGTTTTTGAAGCCTTTAGAAAAAAAGATTTTATGATTGGAGCTTACTATTCTAAACCCGATTGGCATTCGCAATATTTCTGGTGGGATAAATACGCTACTCCTAATAGAAACGCAAATTATGATATCGAGAAATACGATTGGCGTTGGAACAAGTTTAAAGAATTTACTTATAACCAGATAGAAGAGTTAATGACGGATTATGGTAGTGTAGATATTCTTTGGTTGGATGGCGGTTGGGTGCGACCAAAAGAAACCGTAAACGATGAAGTTAGAGCCTGGGGAGCACCAATTCCGGATTTTAGTCAGGAGATCGATATGCCTAAAATAGCCGCAATGGCAAGAGAGAAGCAACCAGGGATTATTTTTGCAGACCGTACAGTTCATGGACCTTATGAGAATTACCAAACACCAGAGCGTAAGATTCCTGAAACCAAATTAGATAATCCATGGGAAAGTTGTTTGCCATTAGGTAACAACTGGGGCTATGTGCCTAACGATCCTTTTAAATCATCTACCAAAGTTATCCAAAATCTTGTAGAAGTGGTAGCTAAGGGCGGAAATATGCTTCTGGGGGTAGGCCCCCAACCAGACGGTACTTTACCACTGGAAGTAGTAGCAAAATTAGAAGAAATAGGTGTGTGGCTGAATAAAAATGGAGAAGCAATCTATGATACGCATGCCATTGATGATTACCAGGACGGGAACATTTATTTTACTCAAAATGCTAAGAAAACTTTTGCTATAGCAATGTTTGAAGATGGAGAATCTCTACCAAAAACTATAAGTTTTAGTAAAAATTTACCTTCAGAAAACGCTAAAATCAAGTTACTGGAAACCGGAAAGAAAGTTGATTTTAAACTTAAAGATGGGAAAGTAGAAATTAGCCTTCCGAAGGAAATTCGTTCGAGAAAAAATAGTTCAGGAATTGCATTTTCAATAGAAAATTAA